DNA from Aminobacter aminovorans:
CGTCACGGTGGGGGCGCAGAACGCACTGTGGATCGTCACCCAGCTCCTGCTGCGGCAGGGCGCGCACGCCGTGTGCGAAAACCCCTGCCACCCCGACATGAGCGCATCGCTCAAGCTGAGCGGGGCCGATGTCACTGCCATCGACGTCGACAAGGAGGGCCTGCCACCCGAGGTCCTGCCTGAGAAGGTCGACGCGGTGTTCGTCACGCCGAGCCACCACTCGCCGACGGGTGCCACCATGCCCGTCGAACGCCGCGCAGCACTCCTGGCCGCCGCAGCCTCCGAGGACTTCATCATCGTCGAGGACGATTACGAGTTCGAGATGAGCTTTCTCGCGCCGCCGTCTCCGGCGCTGAAGTCCTTCGATCGCAGCGGCCGCGTGTTTTACATCGGCAGCTTTTCCAAATCGCTTTTTCCGGGCCTGCGGCTTGGCTATCTCGTAGCGCCGGCACCGGTCATCCGCGAGGCGCGAGCGTTGCGTGCCCTGATGCTGCGTCACCCGCCCGGCCATCTCCAGCGCACGGCCGCCTACTTCCTCGCGCTCGGCCACCACGATGCGGTGCTGCACCGCATGCGTGGCGAGTACCACAAGCGGCACATCGTCATGGCCGAAGCGCTGAAGCGCGAAGGCTTCACCATCGCCGGATCGTCAGCCTTTGGCGGCACGTCGTTCTGGGTCGAGGGGCCTGATGGGCTGGATGCCGACCTGCTGATGAACGAACTCAAGCAGGACGGCGTGCTGATCGAATCCGGCTCGCCGTTCTTTCCCGATGCGGACGGGCCGTGCCGTTTCTTCCGCATGGGGTATTCGTCGATCCCGCGCGACAATATCGCCGAGGGCGTTGTCCGTGTGCGGGCAAGGATGAATAAGCTGCTGGCACAGGCTTAGATCAGGAACCTGTCGCTCTTTCATCCACTTCGTAGACGTGGCGCTCAAAGCGCTCGAGCAGCGTGTGCATCTGCTTGCGAGCGGCTTCGAAGTCGGGCGATGCTGCGCGTGCAGCCCGGTCGGCGTCATAAGCTTCCCTGGAGGCGAAGCCGCATTCCCAGCGTATGTCAGGTCCGTTTCCTTCCGTCCGCACAAGGATGCGCCCGGGGTCCAGGCCGAGCTGGCGCCTGATCTCTGTCGCCTTGCGGCGTTGCTTCAGAACCTCATCCGCCTGATCCTCTCTGGCGAAATAATTGGTCGCTTCGACAATCATCTTTTCCTCCGCTGCCTTCCTACCACGCATCACCGCCGTTTCGGTCGGGGTGAAAAATCGATCCTGGGATCGCTTGACATCCAAAAATATGATCATAAAGTGTGATCACACTAGATGATCGCATCGTACAGAGATGCCTCTGCGGTGACAAGGAAAAGGTAGAGACCGGTGCCAACGATCAAGTCCATCGAAACGCTCATTGTTCAACTGCCGACGCGGCGCGAGCACAAATGGGCCGGCCTGACCGAGGTCATCGGCCGCTATGTCATGGTCAAGATGACCGACAGCGACGGCCGGGTGGGCTGGGGCGAGGCCCCGGCGCTGAAGGACTGGGGCGGTGAGTTCGGCCGCTACTTCGGCGAGTCCGCCATGATCACCCGCAGCGTCATCGAAACCTACCTGGCGCCTGCCGTCATCGGCCTCGAACTCGGCAATTTCGCCGAGCTCCATGCCCGCATGGACGCCATCATCCGCGGCTATCCCTATTCCAAGGCGGCAGTCGAGTTCGCGGCCTATGACCTCGCAGGCCGCTGGCTGAACGTTCCCGTTCATACGCTGCTCGGCGGCAAGGCGCGTGACAAGGTCGCCATCACCCATTCGATCGGCCTGATCTCGATCGAGGAGGCAAAGGTCGAGGCAGCCAAGCTTGCTGCCGAAGGCATCAAGACGATCAAGGTCAAGATCGGCGTCGACCCGGCGCGCGACGTCAAGATGGTTGCGGCAGTCCGAGAGGCTGCAGGCGAGGCGATGGAAATCTGCGTCGACGCCAATGAAGGCTACAAGACGCCTGGAGAGGCGGTGCAGACCGTTCGCCAGATGGAAAAGTACCGGCTGAAATATGTCGAGCAGCCGGTGATGGGTATCGAGCGCATCGCCGAAGTCGGCCGCCGCATCGACGCGCCCGTCATGGCTGACGAGTCGGCATGGAATGCCCATGACGCTATCCAGATCATCCAGAATGGCGGCATCCAGATCATCTCGATCTACACCACCAAGGCCGGTGGCCTGTACAAGGCGATGGAAGTCGGCGCGGTCTGCCGCGCCGCCGGCATCATCTGCAACGTCAATGGCTCGATCGAGACAGGCATCGGCAACCTCGCCAACGTCCAGGTGGCGGCTGCATCGCCGGCAGCGACGTTGTCCTGCGTCATCCCGATCTCGACACCGGCCGAGGCGCAACACGGCCAGGTTGGCGGCATCTATTACAAGGACGACCTTTTGGTCGAACCGATGCAGGTCGTAGACGGCGCGGTCGT
Protein-coding regions in this window:
- a CDS encoding PLP-dependent aminotransferase family protein; its protein translation is MAQATVSETIFFLDRASRIGLQAQIRETVVSAVLSGRLQPGAQLPSTRKLAEYLNISRITVTLAYQELASQGYVETASRSAYRVAGNPPTTVLEAAVSGGGADEIDWSTKLRSSFIVAKQMRKPLDWRRYPYPFLYGQMDPSLFDLGAWRDCARRALAREDFELMAGDFAAADDVQLVNYICSRTLPSRGIRATPDEILVTVGAQNALWIVTQLLLRQGAHAVCENPCHPDMSASLKLSGADVTAIDVDKEGLPPEVLPEKVDAVFVTPSHHSPTGATMPVERRAALLAAAASEDFIIVEDDYEFEMSFLAPPSPALKSFDRSGRVFYIGSFSKSLFPGLRLGYLVAPAPVIREARALRALMLRHPPGHLQRTAAYFLALGHHDAVLHRMRGEYHKRHIVMAEALKREGFTIAGSSAFGGTSFWVEGPDGLDADLLMNELKQDGVLIESGSPFFPDADGPCRFFRMGYSSIPRDNIAEGVVRVRARMNKLLAQA
- a CDS encoding mandelate racemase/muconate lactonizing enzyme family protein, with protein sequence MPTIKSIETLIVQLPTRREHKWAGLTEVIGRYVMVKMTDSDGRVGWGEAPALKDWGGEFGRYFGESAMITRSVIETYLAPAVIGLELGNFAELHARMDAIIRGYPYSKAAVEFAAYDLAGRWLNVPVHTLLGGKARDKVAITHSIGLISIEEAKVEAAKLAAEGIKTIKVKIGVDPARDVKMVAAVREAAGEAMEICVDANEGYKTPGEAVQTVRQMEKYRLKYVEQPVMGIERIAEVGRRIDAPVMADESAWNAHDAIQIIQNGGIQIISIYTTKAGGLYKAMEVGAVCRAAGIICNVNGSIETGIGNLANVQVAAASPAATLSCVIPISTPAEAQHGQVGGIYYKDDLLVEPMQVVDGAVVVPSGPGMGIDVDLAKVEKYRVRD